Proteins from a single region of Diaphorobacter limosus:
- the rsmD gene encoding 16S rRNA (guanine(966)-N(2))-methyltransferase RsmD produces the protein MSGPARRAKPAPKAAAKPGAARGAGEVRIIGGQWKRTRLPVAERPGLRPTPDRVRETLFNWLGQDLTGWRCLDAFAGTGALGFECASRGAASVLLVEGDAGLVRQLELLRQRLQATAVRVQRDDGVAALRQCAPASMQLLLIDPPFDGALFAPALQAAAQAVAPDGFIYLEAPSAWTDAELNPLGLVLHRHLKAGAVHAHLLRRQ, from the coding sequence TTGAGCGGCCCGGCCAGGCGCGCCAAGCCCGCCCCCAAGGCCGCCGCCAAGCCCGGGGCCGCGCGCGGCGCGGGCGAGGTGCGCATCATCGGCGGCCAATGGAAGCGCACGCGCCTGCCCGTGGCCGAGCGCCCCGGCCTGCGTCCCACGCCGGACCGCGTGCGCGAGACCCTGTTCAACTGGCTGGGCCAGGACCTGACCGGCTGGCGCTGCCTGGACGCCTTTGCCGGCACCGGCGCGCTGGGCTTTGAATGCGCCTCGCGCGGCGCGGCCAGTGTGTTGCTGGTGGAGGGTGACGCGGGACTTGTTCGGCAACTGGAGCTGCTGCGCCAACGCCTGCAGGCCACGGCCGTGCGCGTGCAGCGCGACGACGGCGTGGCCGCGCTGCGCCAGTGCGCGCCGGCCAGCATGCAGCTGCTGCTGATCGACCCGCCGTTCGACGGCGCGCTGTTTGCCCCGGCGCTGCAGGCCGCAGCCCAGGCCGTGGCGCCCGACGGCTTCATTTACCTGGAGGCGCCCAGCGCCTGGACGGATGCCGAGCTGAACCCCCTGGGCCTGGTGCTGCACCGCCACCTGAAGGCCGGCGCCGTGCATGCGCACCTGCTGCGGCGGCAGTGA
- a CDS encoding molybdopterin-synthase adenylyltransferase MoeB: MNDDQLLRYSRHILLDEIGIEGQERILAAHVLIVGAGGLGSPAALFLGSAGVGRLTLVDDDVVDLTNLQRQIAHTTERVGSPKVDSIAQAVHAINPLVAIDTVCQRVDAAALDALVAHADVVLDCSDNYRTRQAINAACVRQRRPLVAGAAIRFDGQISVYDPRGADQPCYACLFPPDAQFEEVACSTMGVFAPMVGIIGSMQAAEALKLITGVGRSLAGRLLMLDGRDMQWTEMRTQRDPDCPVCATPAHR; encoded by the coding sequence ATGAACGACGACCAACTCCTGCGCTACTCGCGCCACATACTGCTCGACGAGATCGGCATCGAGGGGCAGGAACGCATCCTGGCCGCGCATGTGCTGATCGTGGGCGCCGGCGGTCTGGGCTCACCGGCGGCGCTGTTCCTGGGCTCGGCCGGCGTGGGGCGCCTCACGCTGGTCGACGACGACGTGGTCGATCTGACCAACCTGCAGCGCCAGATCGCCCACACCACGGAACGCGTGGGCAGCCCCAAGGTGGACTCCATCGCCCAGGCGGTGCACGCCATCAACCCGCTGGTGGCGATAGACACGGTATGCCAGCGCGTGGACGCCGCAGCGCTGGATGCGCTGGTGGCGCATGCCGACGTGGTGCTCGATTGCAGCGACAACTACCGCACGCGCCAGGCCATCAATGCGGCCTGCGTGCGCCAGCGCCGGCCGCTGGTGGCGGGCGCTGCCATCCGCTTTGACGGCCAGATCTCGGTCTACGATCCGCGCGGCGCGGACCAGCCCTGCTACGCCTGCCTGTTCCCGCCCGACGCCCAATTCGAAGAGGTGGCCTGCTCCACCATGGGCGTGTTCGCCCCCATGGTCGGCATCATTGGCAGCATGCAGGCGGCCGAGGCCCTGAAACTCATCACTGGCGTCGGCCGCTCGCTGGCCGGGCGTCTGCTGATGCTGGACGGGCGCGACATGCAATGGACCGAGATGCGCACCCAGCGCGACCCGGATTGCCCCGTCTGCGCGACACCAGCGCACAGGTAG
- the coaD gene encoding pantetheine-phosphate adenylyltransferase encodes MAQITAVYPGTFDPITLGHEDLLRRAARMFDRVIVAVAIAHHKKTMFSLDERMDMAREALADCPQVQVEPFEGLVTEFTAARGGTAMVRGLRSGTDFDYEFQLAGMNRALVPQIETVFLSPASQYQFISSTLVREIAQLGGDVAQFVSPAVLRRLQARVAKA; translated from the coding sequence ATGGCGCAGATCACCGCCGTCTATCCCGGAACCTTCGACCCCATCACCCTGGGCCATGAAGACCTGCTGCGGCGCGCGGCGCGGATGTTCGACCGCGTCATCGTGGCCGTGGCCATTGCCCACCATAAAAAAACCATGTTCAGCCTGGACGAGCGCATGGACATGGCGCGCGAGGCGCTGGCCGACTGCCCGCAGGTGCAGGTCGAGCCCTTCGAGGGCCTGGTGACCGAATTCACCGCCGCGCGCGGCGGCACGGCCATGGTGCGCGGCCTGCGCTCGGGCACCGACTTCGACTACGAGTTCCAGCTCGCCGGCATGAACCGCGCCCTGGTGCCGCAGATCGAGACGGTGTTCCTCAGCCCCGCCAGCCAGTACCAGTTCATCAGCAGCACCCTGGTGCGCGAGATCGCCCAGCTGGGCGGCGACGTGGCGCAGTTTGTCTCGCCCGCCGTGCTGCGGCGCCTGCAGGCCCGGGTGGCCAAGGCATAA
- a CDS encoding BON domain-containing protein — protein sequence MKYASAIAFALLTGATIVSTGCSVARDQQTVGSYVDDAAITTAVKAKMAEDKGVSAAAISVETLNGTVQLSGFAKSQAEKDRAESIARNTKHVRDVRNSIVVRP from the coding sequence ATGAAATACGCCAGCGCCATCGCCTTCGCCCTGCTGACGGGTGCCACCATCGTCTCCACCGGCTGCTCAGTGGCCCGGGACCAGCAGACGGTGGGCTCCTATGTGGACGACGCCGCCATCACCACGGCCGTGAAGGCCAAGATGGCCGAGGACAAGGGCGTTTCAGCCGCCGCCATCAGCGTCGAGACGCTCAACGGCACCGTCCAGCTGTCGGGCTTCGCCAAGTCGCAAGCCGAGAAGGACCGCGCCGAGTCCATCGCGCGCAACACCAAGCATGTGCGCGACGTGCGCAACAGCATCGTCGTGCGGCCTTGA
- a CDS encoding ABC transporter substrate-binding protein produces the protein MISKNIAVAATTTWILMVFGANAAGISDDRVRIGVLSDMSGQYSDSGGRGSVEAARMAVEDFGAKVLGKPVEVVFADHQNKADIGGAKARQWWDAEGVDMIIDLNNSAIASAVNVLAKERNKIAIATGALSNALTNEFCAPTAIHYTVDSYSIASAAVDAVLKQGKKDWFIIAVDYSYGKVTSEIITNFVKEGGGRVLGTVYHPFNAGDFSSFLMQAQASKAQVVALANATNDSINTIKGAREFGMNKTTTIVPQLMYINDVHGLGLEQGQGLVFATAYYWDRNDESRAWAQKYQARMKKMPSMNQASIYSAVTTYLKAVEQAQTDDGLAVAGQMKKMKINDVFSQNGYVREDGRMVHDMFLVQVKSPKESKGPWDYYKVLDTIAGEKAFQPLAKSSCYLVKK, from the coding sequence ATGATTTCAAAAAATATAGCTGTAGCCGCAACAACTACCTGGATTTTGATGGTATTTGGCGCAAATGCCGCTGGTATTTCCGACGACAGGGTCAGGATTGGCGTGCTGAGCGACATGTCGGGCCAGTACTCCGACTCGGGCGGCCGCGGTTCGGTGGAGGCCGCGCGGATGGCCGTGGAGGACTTTGGCGCCAAGGTGCTCGGCAAGCCGGTGGAGGTGGTGTTTGCCGACCACCAGAACAAGGCCGACATCGGCGGCGCCAAGGCGCGCCAATGGTGGGACGCCGAGGGCGTGGACATGATCATCGACCTGAACAACTCGGCCATCGCCTCGGCCGTGAACGTTCTGGCCAAGGAGCGCAACAAGATCGCCATTGCCACGGGAGCCCTGTCGAACGCGCTGACGAACGAGTTTTGCGCCCCCACGGCGATCCACTACACGGTGGATTCGTACTCGATTGCCAGCGCCGCCGTGGACGCGGTGCTCAAGCAGGGCAAGAAGGACTGGTTCATCATCGCGGTGGACTACTCCTACGGCAAGGTGACCTCGGAGATCATCACCAACTTCGTCAAGGAGGGCGGGGGCCGTGTGCTGGGCACGGTCTACCACCCGTTCAACGCCGGTGATTTCTCGTCCTTTCTGATGCAGGCCCAGGCATCGAAGGCCCAGGTGGTGGCCCTGGCCAATGCCACGAACGATTCCATCAACACCATCAAGGGCGCGCGCGAGTTCGGCATGAACAAGACGACCACCATCGTGCCGCAACTGATGTACATCAACGACGTCCATGGCCTGGGGCTGGAGCAGGGCCAGGGCCTGGTGTTTGCCACGGCGTATTACTGGGATCGCAATGATGAGTCACGCGCCTGGGCGCAAAAATACCAGGCGCGCATGAAGAAAATGCCCTCCATGAACCAGGCCAGCATCTACTCGGCCGTGACCACCTACCTGAAGGCCGTGGAGCAGGCCCAGACCGACGACGGCCTGGCGGTGGCCGGCCAGATGAAGAAGATGAAGATCAACGACGTCTTCTCGCAAAACGGCTATGTGCGCGAAGACGGCCGCATGGTGCACGACATGTTCCTGGTGCAGGTCAAGTCGCCCAAGGAGTCCAAGGGCCCATGGGACTACTACAAGGTGCTGGACACCATTGCCGGCGAAAAGGCCTTCCAGCCGCTGGCCAAGAGCAGCTGCTACCTGGTCAAGAAATAA
- the ftsY gene encoding signal recognition particle-docking protein FtsY: protein MFSFFKKKSTAPAEAPIETPAAPPPDTETSASGGAMGWLRKSFGAAPADREAPADQEAPALPATTDSTPPTVALPTPKPEGERQGWMERLKSGLRKTGSSIATVFTGTQINDALYEELEDALLMADTGVKATQHLLDDLKRRVKDSKTTEPAAVKALLADALADLLKPLEKPLVIGEHQPTVIMVAGVNGAGKTTSIGKLTKHLADHGETVLLAAADTFRAAAREQLGVWATRNTVEIISQEGGDPAAVSFDAVTAGRARGKDVVLVDTAGRLPTQLHLMEELKKIRRVVTKAEASAPHEVLLVIDGNTGQNALTQVRTFDDALQLTGLIVTKLDGTAKGGVLAAIAQERPVPVYFIGVGEKVEDLETFNAREFAQALLA from the coding sequence ATGTTCAGTTTTTTCAAGAAAAAATCCACTGCGCCCGCCGAGGCGCCCATCGAGACGCCCGCCGCGCCGCCGCCAGACACCGAGACCAGCGCCAGCGGCGGCGCCATGGGCTGGCTGCGCAAGTCCTTTGGCGCAGCGCCCGCTGACCGTGAGGCGCCCGCCGACCAGGAAGCACCGGCCCTGCCGGCCACCACCGACAGCACGCCGCCCACCGTCGCCCTGCCCACCCCCAAGCCCGAGGGCGAGCGCCAGGGCTGGATGGAGCGCCTCAAATCCGGCCTGCGCAAGACCGGCAGCTCGATTGCCACGGTCTTCACCGGCACGCAGATCAACGACGCGCTGTACGAGGAGCTGGAGGATGCGCTGCTGATGGCCGACACCGGCGTCAAGGCCACGCAGCACCTGCTCGATGACCTGAAGCGCCGCGTGAAGGACAGCAAGACGACAGAGCCCGCCGCCGTCAAGGCGCTGCTGGCCGATGCCCTGGCAGACCTGCTCAAGCCGCTGGAAAAGCCGCTGGTCATAGGCGAACACCAGCCCACGGTGATCATGGTGGCGGGCGTGAACGGCGCGGGCAAGACTACGTCGATAGGCAAGCTCACCAAGCATCTGGCCGACCATGGCGAGACGGTGCTGCTGGCCGCGGCCGACACCTTCCGCGCGGCAGCGCGCGAGCAGCTGGGCGTATGGGCCACGCGCAACACCGTGGAAATCATCAGCCAGGAGGGCGGCGACCCCGCCGCCGTGAGTTTTGACGCCGTCACAGCCGGCCGCGCACGCGGCAAGGACGTGGTGCTGGTGGACACCGCCGGGCGCCTGCCCACACAGCTGCACCTGATGGAGGAGCTTAAAAAAATCCGCCGCGTGGTCACCAAGGCCGAGGCCAGCGCCCCGCACGAGGTGCTGTTGGTAATCGACGGGAACACCGGCCAGAACGCCCTGACCCAGGTGCGCACCTTTGACGACGCACTGCAACTCACCGGCCTGATCGTCACCAAACTGGATGGCACGGCCAAGGGCGGCGTGCTCGCGGCCATCGCCCAGGAGCGGCCGGTGCCGGTCTATTTCATCGGCGTGGGCGAGAAGGTGGAAGACCTGGAAACCTTCAACGCACGCGAGTTTGCGCAGGCGCTGCTGGCCTGA
- the cutA gene encoding divalent-cation tolerance protein CutA, with product MPGAAHPLAVVTTTVASAADAQRLAAGAVRSRLAACVQVEAIASHYVWQGAQQEDAEWRLVCKTLPAAAGALCDWLRAQHPYQVPQLLTHTVEAEADYAGWVAQQVDG from the coding sequence ATGCCAGGCGCCGCACACCCGCTTGCCGTCGTGACCACCACCGTGGCCAGCGCGGCCGACGCGCAGCGCCTGGCGGCCGGCGCGGTGCGCTCGCGCCTGGCGGCCTGCGTGCAGGTCGAGGCCATCGCCTCGCACTATGTCTGGCAGGGCGCCCAGCAGGAGGACGCCGAATGGCGCCTGGTGTGCAAGACCCTGCCCGCCGCGGCAGGCGCGCTGTGCGACTGGCTGCGCGCGCAGCACCCGTATCAGGTGCCGCAGCTGCTGACCCACACCGTAGAGGCCGAGGCCGACTACGCAGGCTGGGTGGCGCAGCAGGTGGACGGGTGA
- a CDS encoding sensor histidine kinase yields MIWSRLRKMAISLPAALLAVVLLVGINETGYMRSHDAVGDLARSHATRTALDRLLQNMLNAETGLRGYLLTGDDRYLQPYNEAVATINSNLDELRQTYQRLPQDQADFAQLSQQIARKLSELDLTLNLRRQNNDDAWKFVLSTDVGKDNMDAIRAIAARLVERSAQQAQGSTQEILHSLMLSRIGIATVAVIGLLAFYMYLRQTNALQEANEREQEVLAHERDRLEQLVRERTASLSALANHLQQVREDERAHLARELHDELGALLTAAKLDVARLKSRIDMQVPEHAERIQHLTETLNNGIALKRRIIENLRPSSLSNLGLTASLEILTRDFAQSSNVQVEISLEEAHLSDTAQLTVYRLVQESLTNIGKYANARKVLVCVHNHTNHVSVQVRDDGAGFDTTRIRADAHGLLGMRHRVEAAGGSLTVSSTPGEGTLVSAVLPHRIA; encoded by the coding sequence ATGATCTGGTCCCGCTTGCGCAAGATGGCCATCAGCCTGCCGGCAGCCCTGCTGGCGGTGGTCCTGCTGGTCGGCATCAACGAGACCGGGTACATGCGCTCGCACGATGCCGTCGGGGACTTGGCCCGCTCGCACGCCACACGCACCGCGCTGGACCGGCTGCTGCAGAACATGCTGAACGCCGAGACCGGCCTGCGCGGCTACCTCCTGACCGGAGACGACCGCTACCTGCAGCCCTACAACGAGGCCGTGGCCACGATCAACTCCAACCTCGACGAGCTGCGCCAGACCTACCAGCGGCTGCCGCAGGACCAGGCCGACTTCGCGCAGCTGTCGCAGCAGATCGCGCGCAAGCTGTCCGAGCTGGACCTGACCCTGAACCTGCGGCGCCAGAACAACGACGACGCCTGGAAGTTCGTTCTGTCCACCGACGTGGGCAAGGACAACATGGACGCCATACGCGCCATTGCCGCCCGCCTGGTCGAGCGCAGCGCGCAACAGGCGCAGGGCAGCACGCAGGAAATCCTGCACTCCCTGATGCTCTCGCGCATCGGCATCGCCACCGTGGCCGTGATTGGCCTGCTGGCCTTCTACATGTACCTGCGCCAGACCAATGCGCTGCAGGAGGCCAACGAGCGCGAACAAGAGGTGCTGGCGCACGAGCGCGACCGCCTGGAGCAGCTGGTGCGCGAGCGCACGGCCTCGCTGTCGGCACTGGCCAACCACCTGCAGCAGGTGCGCGAGGACGAACGCGCGCACCTCGCGCGCGAACTGCACGACGAGCTCGGCGCGCTGCTCACGGCCGCCAAGCTGGACGTGGCCCGGCTCAAGTCCAGGATCGACATGCAGGTGCCCGAGCATGCCGAGCGCATCCAGCACCTCACGGAAACGCTCAACAACGGCATCGCCCTCAAGCGCCGCATCATCGAGAACCTGCGCCCGTCCTCGCTGTCCAACCTGGGCCTGACGGCCTCGCTGGAAATCCTGACGCGCGACTTCGCCCAGAGCAGCAACGTGCAGGTGGAGATCAGCCTGGAGGAGGCTCACCTGTCCGACACGGCGCAGCTCACCGTCTACCGCCTGGTGCAGGAGTCGCTCACCAACATCGGCAAGTACGCCAACGCCCGCAAGGTGCTGGTGTGCGTGCACAACCACACCAACCACGTCTCGGTGCAGGTACGCGACGACGGCGCGGGCTTCGACACCACGCGCATCCGCGCCGACGCCCATGGCCTGCTGGGCATGCGCCACCGGGTCGAGGCCGCGGGCGGGAGTCTCACCGTGAGCTCCACCCCCGGCGAGGGCACCCTGGTCAGCGCCGTGCTGCCCCACCGGATCGCCTGA
- a CDS encoding pitrilysin family protein, producing the protein MKRAIPLLGLLACLYAGAQSPAQDVPSAAVAAAARAQAATASGAQLFTLKNGMQLIVQPDRRAPTAMHMVWLRVGSMDEVDGRSGVAHVLEHMMFKGTKKLAPGEFSRRVAALGGQENAFTSRDYTGYYQQIPANRLADVMRLESDRFAHNQWPDAEFTKELAVVKEERRMRTEDQPRAALIEQLYAATFIASPYRRPVVGWMSDLDSLTANDARQFYRQWYAPGNAAVVVAGDVDPQQVLALAQKTYGAIPARALPARKPRTEPEQKGLRRIDFKAPAEQAYVALAFHVPGVERIEDMQDGDRDGLALMVLSAVLSGYDGARLERALTQGAERVADSADSHASVFGRGPALFMLTGVPAAGKTAAQVEAALRAQLERVAREGVSEAELSRVKTQWAASTIYARDSLYSQASDLGSNWVQGLPLDADERLLRLLRAVTPEQVQAVAARYFGDDQLTVATLLPQPLAAGAKRAAPKPADGTRMH; encoded by the coding sequence ATGAAACGCGCTATCCCCCTTTTGGGCCTGCTGGCCTGCCTGTATGCCGGGGCGCAAAGCCCCGCGCAAGATGTTCCATCCGCGGCCGTCGCAGCGGCCGCGCGCGCCCAGGCCGCCACGGCCAGCGGCGCGCAGCTGTTCACGCTGAAAAACGGCATGCAGCTCATCGTGCAGCCGGACCGGCGCGCGCCCACGGCGATGCACATGGTGTGGCTGCGCGTGGGCTCCATGGACGAGGTCGATGGCCGCTCGGGCGTGGCCCATGTGCTCGAGCACATGATGTTCAAGGGCACGAAGAAGCTGGCGCCCGGCGAGTTCTCGCGCCGTGTCGCGGCTCTGGGCGGCCAGGAGAACGCCTTCACCAGCCGCGACTACACCGGCTACTACCAGCAGATTCCGGCCAATCGGCTGGCCGACGTGATGCGGCTGGAGTCCGACCGCTTTGCCCACAACCAGTGGCCGGACGCCGAGTTCACCAAGGAGCTGGCGGTGGTCAAGGAGGAGCGCCGCATGCGCACCGAGGATCAGCCGCGCGCCGCGCTGATCGAGCAGCTGTACGCCGCCACCTTCATCGCTTCGCCCTACCGCCGCCCGGTGGTGGGCTGGATGAGCGACCTGGACTCTCTGACCGCCAACGACGCGCGCCAGTTCTACCGCCAGTGGTACGCGCCGGGCAATGCCGCCGTGGTGGTCGCGGGCGACGTGGACCCGCAGCAGGTGCTGGCGCTGGCGCAAAAGACCTATGGCGCCATTCCCGCGCGCGCGCTGCCGGCGCGCAAGCCCCGCACCGAGCCCGAGCAAAAGGGCCTGCGCCGCATCGACTTCAAGGCGCCGGCCGAGCAGGCCTATGTGGCCCTGGCCTTCCATGTGCCGGGCGTGGAGCGCATCGAGGACATGCAGGACGGCGACCGCGACGGCCTGGCCCTGATGGTGCTGTCGGCCGTGCTCAGCGGCTACGACGGCGCGCGCCTGGAGCGGGCGCTGACGCAAGGCGCCGAGCGCGTGGCCGACAGCGCTGACAGCCATGCCTCGGTGTTCGGCCGCGGGCCGGCGCTGTTCATGCTGACCGGCGTGCCGGCAGCCGGCAAGACGGCAGCCCAAGTCGAGGCCGCGCTGCGTGCGCAGCTCGAGCGCGTGGCACGCGAAGGCGTGAGCGAGGCCGAACTCTCGCGCGTGAAGACGCAGTGGGCGGCCTCCACCATCTACGCGCGCGACTCGCTCTACAGCCAGGCCAGCGATCTGGGCAGCAACTGGGTGCAGGGCCTGCCGCTGGACGCCGACGAACGCCTTTTGAGGCTGCTGCGTGCCGTCACGCCCGAGCAGGTGCAGGCCGTCGCCGCGCGCTACTTTGGCGACGACCAGCTCACCGTGGCCACGCTCTTGCCCCAGCCGCTGGCGGCAGGCGCCAAGCGCGCCGCACCCAAGCCCGCCGATGGCACACGCATGCACTGA
- a CDS encoding DUF1328 domain-containing protein, translating into MLHYAVVFLVIALVAAVFGFGGIAAGAVGIAKVLFFVFVIMAVVSFIIGLLKKN; encoded by the coding sequence ATGTTGCACTACGCAGTGGTATTCCTGGTCATCGCCCTGGTGGCCGCAGTCTTCGGCTTCGGCGGCATCGCCGCAGGCGCCGTGGGCATCGCCAAGGTCCTGTTCTTCGTCTTCGTGATCATGGCCGTGGTGAGCTTCATCATCGGCCTGCTGAAGAAGAACTAG
- a CDS encoding response regulator, producing MKLRTYIVEDNATIRENLIGTLEELAEVQAIGCAETEDEGKAWLTAHAAQWDLAIVDLFLRQGSGLGVLAACRDRASEQKMVVLSNYATPDVRMRCAQLGVDAVFDKSNEIDALVDYCIVHGTQRAAAAGAPVNRSACS from the coding sequence GTGAAACTGCGCACCTACATCGTCGAAGACAACGCCACCATCCGCGAGAACCTGATTGGCACGCTGGAGGAGCTGGCCGAGGTGCAGGCCATAGGCTGCGCCGAGACCGAGGATGAGGGCAAGGCGTGGCTCACCGCGCACGCCGCGCAGTGGGACCTGGCCATCGTCGACCTGTTTCTGCGCCAGGGCAGCGGCCTGGGCGTGCTGGCCGCATGCCGCGACCGCGCAAGCGAGCAGAAGATGGTGGTGCTCAGCAACTACGCCACGCCCGACGTGCGCATGCGCTGCGCGCAGCTCGGCGTGGACGCGGTGTTCGACAAGTCCAACGAGATCGATGCGCTGGTGGACTACTGCATCGTGCATGGCACGCAGCGCGCGGCCGCCGCCGGGGCGCCGGTCAATCGATCAGCCTGTTCTTGA
- a CDS encoding pitrilysin family protein, producing MNISMKKIAARALLVSAGALFGLQNAWALLPIQHWTDASGARVWLVHSPAIPMVDVQIDFDAGSRRDPAPQAGLAAAAALMSAKGVAAGAANEAAMDENDLGEAWADLGASFGAQAGRDSFQYALRSLTEPDLLERAAQLAARQIAQPSFPPAVWASERARWSAAIKESYTRPGPVAAKAFGSAIYGDHPYGQKPSEETLARIEVPDLQAFHERNVAACRARVSIVGALDRVQAQALVQRLLARLPARGAADCAPLPAVPDAQPLQKAVREDIPFAAAQAQVLIGQLGIARRDPDFLALLVGNHILGGGGFTSRLTQEVREKRGLSYSVYSDFSPGLNRGGFVIGLQTRPDQAAEAVQVAHDTLARYVADGPTEAELRAAKDNLIGGFALRIDSNRKLLANVANIAWNDLPLDYLEHWTARVNALSLAEVRAAMQRHLQPARMATVIVGGQP from the coding sequence ATGAATATTTCTATGAAAAAGATAGCTGCTCGCGCTTTACTGGTAAGCGCTGGAGCCTTGTTTGGCTTGCAAAACGCCTGGGCGCTGCTGCCGATACAGCACTGGACGGACGCCAGCGGCGCGCGCGTCTGGCTGGTGCACAGCCCGGCCATTCCCATGGTCGATGTGCAGATCGACTTTGATGCCGGCTCGCGCCGCGACCCCGCGCCCCAGGCCGGCCTGGCCGCCGCCGCCGCGCTGATGAGCGCCAAGGGCGTGGCGGCCGGCGCGGCCAACGAGGCCGCCATGGACGAAAACGACCTGGGCGAGGCCTGGGCCGATCTGGGCGCGAGCTTTGGCGCCCAGGCCGGGCGCGACAGCTTCCAGTACGCGCTGCGCTCGCTCACCGAGCCCGACCTGCTGGAGCGCGCCGCCCAGCTGGCCGCGCGCCAGATCGCCCAGCCCAGCTTTCCGCCCGCCGTGTGGGCCAGCGAGCGCGCGCGCTGGAGCGCGGCCATCAAGGAGTCCTACACCCGCCCCGGCCCGGTGGCGGCCAAGGCCTTTGGCAGCGCCATTTATGGCGACCACCCCTATGGCCAGAAGCCCAGCGAAGAGACATTGGCGCGCATTGAAGTGCCAGACCTGCAGGCCTTCCATGAGCGCAACGTGGCCGCCTGCCGCGCGCGCGTGAGCATCGTCGGCGCGCTCGACCGCGTCCAGGCCCAGGCCCTGGTGCAGCGGCTGCTGGCGCGCCTACCCGCGCGCGGCGCTGCCGACTGCGCGCCGCTGCCCGCCGTGCCCGATGCCCAGCCGCTGCAAAAGGCCGTGCGCGAGGACATCCCCTTCGCCGCCGCCCAGGCCCAGGTGCTGATCGGCCAGCTGGGCATTGCGCGGCGCGACCCGGACTTTCTGGCCCTGCTGGTGGGCAACCATATCCTGGGCGGCGGGGGTTTTACCTCGCGCCTGACGCAGGAGGTGCGCGAAAAGCGCGGCCTGTCCTACAGCGTATACAGCGACTTCTCGCCGGGGCTGAACCGGGGCGGCTTCGTCATCGGCCTGCAGACGCGCCCGGACCAGGCGGCCGAAGCCGTGCAGGTGGCGCATGACACGCTGGCGCGCTACGTGGCCGACGGCCCCACCGAGGCCGAGCTGCGCGCCGCCAAGGACAACCTGATAGGCGGCTTTGCGCTGCGCATAGACAGCAACCGCAAGCTGCTGGCCAACGTGGCCAATATCGCCTGGAACGACCTGCCGCTGGACTATCTGGAGCATTGGACGGCGCGCGTCAACGCCCTCAGCCTGGCCGAGGTGCGCGCCGCCATGCAGCGCCACCTGCAGCCCGCGCGCATGGCCACGGTGATCGTCGGGGGCCAGCCTTGA
- a CDS encoding response regulator, translating into MIKIGIVDDHAIVRSGLRQFFSEHVDLRVVGEAANGREAIDLVRAQEIDVLVMDLSMPGQSGLDALAMLRAKAPDMGILILSGYPEEHYAINLIRQGASGYLNKECDPKEIVEAIRAIALGRRYLTPAVAELLAQQLNRKGDAPPHEQLSEREFQVFLKLARGETAGDIAKSLSLSVKTVSTYRTRLMEKMGLSSNSDLTYYALKNRLID; encoded by the coding sequence ATGATCAAGATCGGCATTGTGGATGACCACGCGATAGTGCGTTCCGGTCTGCGGCAGTTTTTCTCCGAGCACGTGGACCTGCGCGTGGTGGGCGAGGCCGCGAATGGCCGCGAGGCCATCGACCTGGTGCGCGCGCAGGAGATCGACGTGCTGGTGATGGACCTGTCCATGCCCGGGCAAAGCGGCCTGGATGCGCTGGCCATGCTGCGCGCCAAGGCGCCGGACATGGGCATCCTGATCCTGAGCGGCTACCCGGAGGAGCATTACGCCATCAACTTGATCCGCCAGGGCGCGAGCGGCTACCTCAACAAGGAATGCGACCCCAAGGAGATCGTCGAGGCCATCCGTGCCATTGCCCTGGGGCGCCGTTATTTGACGCCGGCCGTGGCCGAGCTGCTGGCGCAGCAGCTCAACCGCAAGGGCGACGCGCCGCCGCACGAGCAGCTGTCAGAGCGCGAGTTCCAGGTGTTCCTCAAGCTCGCCCGGGGCGAGACGGCCGGGGACATCGCCAAGTCCCTGTCGCTCAGCGTCAAGACCGTGAGCACCTACCGCACGCGGCTCATGGAGAAGATGGGGCTGTCGTCCAACAGCGACCTCACCTATTACGCGCTCAAGAACAGGCTGATCGATTGA